Proteins encoded within one genomic window of Pongo pygmaeus isolate AG05252 chromosome 4, NHGRI_mPonPyg2-v2.0_pri, whole genome shotgun sequence:
- the LOC129036961 gene encoding cyclin-Q-like isoform X2, whose product MEAPEGGGGGPAARGPERQPAPEARVHFRVVSFIMEAGVKLGMRSIPIATACTIYHKFFCDTNLDAYDPYLIAVSSIYLAGKVEEQHLRTRDIISVSNRYFNPSGEPLELDSRFWKLRDSIVQCELLMLRALRFQVSFQHPHKHLLHYLVSLKNWLNRHSWQRTPVAVTAWALLRDSYHGGLCLRFQAQHIAVAVLYLALQVYGVEIYTMDTEIP is encoded by the exons ATGGAAGCCCCGGAGGGCGGTGGAGGGGGTCCTGCAGCGCGGGGCCCCGAGAGGCAGCCGGCGCCCGAAGCCAGGGTGCACTTCCGAGTGGTGAGTTTCATCATGGAGGCAGGTGTCAAGCTAGGGATGAGGTCCATTCCCATTGCCACTGCTTGCACCATTTACCATAAGTTCTTTTGCGATACCAACCTGGACGCCTATGATCCTTACCTGATTGCTGTGTCTTCCATTTACTTGGCCGGCAAAGTGGAAGAGCAGCACCTGCGGACTCGTGACATCATCAGTGTGTCCAACAGGTACTTTAACCCAAGCGGTGAGCCCCTGGAATTGGACTCCCGCTTCTGGAAGCTCCGGGACAGCATTGTGCAGTGTGAGCTTCTCATGCTGAGAGCTCTGCGCTTCCAGGTCTCCTTCCAGCATCCACACAAGCACCTGCTCCACTACCTGGTTTCCCTCAAGAACTGGCTGAACCGCCACAGCTGGCAGCGGACCCCGGTTGCCGTCACTGCCTGGGCCCTGCTGCGGGACAGCTACCACGGGGGTCTGTGCCTCCGCTTCCAGGCCCAGCACATCGCGGTGGCGGTGCTCTACCTGGCCCTGCAGGTCTACGGAGTTGAG ATTTACACCATGGACACAGAGATCCCCTAA
- the LOC129036961 gene encoding cyclin-Q-like isoform X1, whose protein sequence is MEAPEGGGGGPAARGPERQPAPEARVHFRVVSFIMEAGVKLGMRSIPIATACTIYHKFFCDTNLDAYDPYLIAVSSIYLAGKVEEQHLRTRDIISVSNRYFNPSGEPLELDSRFWKLRDSIVQCELLMLRALRFQVSFQHPHKHLLHYLVSLKNWLNRHSWQRTPVAVTAWALLRDSYHGGLCLRFQAQHIAVAVLYLALQVYGVEVPAEVEAEKPWGQVFGDDLTKPIIDNIVSDLIQIYTMDTEIP, encoded by the coding sequence ATGGAAGCCCCGGAGGGCGGTGGAGGGGGTCCTGCAGCGCGGGGCCCCGAGAGGCAGCCGGCGCCCGAAGCCAGGGTGCACTTCCGAGTGGTGAGTTTCATCATGGAGGCAGGTGTCAAGCTAGGGATGAGGTCCATTCCCATTGCCACTGCTTGCACCATTTACCATAAGTTCTTTTGCGATACCAACCTGGACGCCTATGATCCTTACCTGATTGCTGTGTCTTCCATTTACTTGGCCGGCAAAGTGGAAGAGCAGCACCTGCGGACTCGTGACATCATCAGTGTGTCCAACAGGTACTTTAACCCAAGCGGTGAGCCCCTGGAATTGGACTCCCGCTTCTGGAAGCTCCGGGACAGCATTGTGCAGTGTGAGCTTCTCATGCTGAGAGCTCTGCGCTTCCAGGTCTCCTTCCAGCATCCACACAAGCACCTGCTCCACTACCTGGTTTCCCTCAAGAACTGGCTGAACCGCCACAGCTGGCAGCGGACCCCGGTTGCCGTCACTGCCTGGGCCCTGCTGCGGGACAGCTACCACGGGGGTCTGTGCCTCCGCTTCCAGGCCCAGCACATCGCGGTGGCGGTGCTCTACCTGGCCCTGCAGGTCTACGGAGTTGAGGTGCCCGCCGAGGTTGAGGCTGAGAAGCCGTGGGGGCAGGTGTTTGGTGACGACCTTACCAAGCCGATCATTGATAATATTGTGTCTGATCTCATTCAGATTTACACCATGGACACAGAGATCCCCTAA